In a single window of the bacterium genome:
- a CDS encoding winged helix-turn-helix transcriptional regulator: MQEITDQLLEKIAERFRAMSNPVRLKILHELEEGELSVSAILERIGGSQANASKHLAVLRGVGLVAPRREGPSVYYRISDPAVFTICEAVCDSLLKRASDEVETIEQGREILAVRG, translated from the coding sequence ATGCAAGAGATTACGGATCAGTTGCTCGAGAAGATTGCGGAGCGGTTTCGCGCCATGTCGAATCCGGTGCGTCTCAAGATTCTGCATGAGCTCGAAGAAGGAGAGCTCTCGGTATCCGCGATCCTCGAACGGATCGGCGGCAGCCAGGCGAACGCTTCGAAACATCTTGCCGTGTTGCGCGGAGTAGGCCTCGTGGCGCCACGGCGGGAAGGCCCGAGCGTCTACTACCGGATCAGCGATCCGGCGGTGTTTACGATTTGCGAGGCTGTGTGTGACTCGTTGCTCAAGCGGGCCAGCGACGAGGTCGAGACGATCGAGCAGGGCCGCGAGATTCTGGCCGTCCGCGGATAG